A window of the Fuscovulum sp. genome harbors these coding sequences:
- the polA gene encoding DNA polymerase I, which yields MTFGKGCHLHLIDGSAFIFRAYHALPPLTRKSDGLPVGAVAGFCNILFRYLEGNKGPDAPNGAPTHVAVIFDHSSLTFRNTIYPLYKANRPELPEDLRPQFPLTRDATRAFNIACIETEGFEADDIIATLSVEATKAGGDVTIISSDKDLMQLVGPGVMMFDPMKTRAIGPDEVFEKFGVAPNRVVDVQALSGDSVDNVPGAPGIGIKTAALLIQEYGDLETLLERAGEIKQPKRREALIDNADLIRISKQLVQLKADTPLDVTLDDLEVRLPDPEALMAFLNQMEFRTLTRRVAESLKVAPPAPLPEGKGTDMNHPEPAANAAQLPFDHAAYTAITDIATLDQWIATIRDRGYVAVDTETTSLDEMRAELVGISLCVEAGKAAYIPLTHRSGTDDLFGSAKLAEGQLDMDTVLAALKPVLEDASILKIGQNMKYDFKIFARHGIRITPFDDTMLMSSALHAGLNNHGMDALSETHLGHTPIPIKSLLGTGKSAITFDRVPVADAVKYAAEDADVTLRLWEHLKPQLHRGHVTTVYETLERPLVPVLADMEMAGIQVDRDTLSRMSNAFAQKMAGLEAEIQDIAGEPFNVGSPKQLGEILFDRLQVPGGEKGKTGAYATGADILEDITTLEDTNPKAATLAARVLDWRQLSKLKSTYTDALQDHIHPDTGRVHTSYSITGAVTGRLSSTDPNLQNIPVRTEEGRRIREAFVAPKGKLLVSLDYSQIELRILAHIADIRELQQAFRDGLDIHALTASEMFNVPLDQMTSDIRRQAKAINFGVIYGISGFGLARNLRIPRAEAQGFIDRYFQRFPGIKGYMDATIKEAQARGFVTTLFGRKIHTPEINAKGPTAGFAKRAAINAPIQGTAADVIRRAMIRMPQAIADLPAKMLLQVHDELLFEVDEDAAPTLAARAKEVMEAAAHPAVHFKVPLIVEAGQGQTWAAAH from the coding sequence ATGACCTTCGGCAAGGGCTGCCACCTTCACCTGATCGACGGATCGGCCTTCATTTTCCGCGCCTATCACGCGCTGCCACCGCTGACGCGCAAATCCGATGGCCTGCCCGTCGGGGCCGTGGCCGGGTTCTGCAACATCCTGTTCCGCTATCTCGAAGGCAACAAAGGCCCCGATGCCCCGAACGGCGCGCCCACCCATGTGGCGGTGATCTTTGACCATTCCTCGTTGACCTTCCGCAACACCATCTACCCGCTCTACAAGGCCAACCGCCCGGAACTGCCAGAAGATCTGCGCCCGCAATTCCCCCTCACACGCGACGCCACCCGCGCCTTCAACATCGCCTGTATCGAAACCGAGGGGTTTGAGGCCGACGATATCATCGCCACACTTTCAGTCGAGGCGACCAAGGCCGGCGGCGATGTCACCATCATCTCGTCGGACAAGGATCTGATGCAACTCGTCGGCCCCGGCGTGATGATGTTCGACCCGATGAAAACCCGCGCCATCGGCCCGGATGAGGTCTTCGAAAAATTCGGTGTCGCCCCCAACCGCGTGGTCGATGTGCAGGCCCTGTCGGGCGACTCCGTCGACAACGTCCCCGGCGCGCCGGGCATCGGCATCAAGACCGCCGCCCTGCTCATTCAGGAATACGGCGATCTGGAAACGCTCCTGGAACGCGCTGGCGAAATCAAACAGCCCAAGCGCCGCGAAGCGCTGATCGACAATGCCGACCTGATCCGCATCTCCAAGCAGCTGGTCCAACTCAAGGCCGACACGCCGCTTGATGTGACGCTCGATGATCTTGAGGTCCGCCTTCCGGACCCCGAGGCGTTGATGGCCTTCCTCAACCAGATGGAGTTTCGCACCCTCACCCGTCGTGTGGCCGAAAGCCTGAAAGTGGCGCCCCCGGCACCCTTGCCCGAAGGCAAGGGAACCGACATGAACCACCCTGAACCCGCCGCGAACGCCGCGCAACTGCCCTTTGACCACGCGGCCTATACGGCCATCACCGACATTGCCACGCTGGACCAATGGATCGCCACGATCCGCGACCGGGGCTATGTGGCGGTGGATACCGAAACCACCAGCCTTGATGAAATGCGCGCCGAACTGGTGGGCATCTCGCTCTGTGTCGAGGCAGGCAAAGCCGCCTATATCCCGCTTACCCACCGCTCCGGCACCGATGATCTGTTCGGCTCCGCCAAACTGGCCGAAGGTCAGTTGGATATGGACACCGTGCTTGCCGCGCTGAAGCCTGTTCTGGAAGACGCGTCGATCCTGAAGATCGGCCAGAACATGAAATACGATTTCAAGATCTTTGCCCGCCACGGCATCCGCATCACCCCCTTTGATGACACGATGCTCATGTCCTCGGCCCTGCATGCCGGGCTGAACAATCACGGCATGGATGCCCTGTCGGAAACCCATCTGGGCCATACCCCCATCCCGATCAAATCCCTGCTCGGCACGGGCAAATCCGCCATCACTTTCGACCGCGTCCCCGTGGCCGATGCGGTAAAATACGCGGCCGAAGATGCCGACGTGACCCTGCGCCTTTGGGAACACCTCAAGCCGCAGCTCCACCGCGGCCATGTCACCACCGTCTATGAAACCCTCGAACGCCCGCTCGTCCCGGTCCTTGCCGATATGGAAATGGCAGGCATCCAGGTCGACCGCGACACGCTTTCGCGCATGTCCAACGCCTTCGCCCAAAAGATGGCGGGGCTAGAGGCCGAGATTCAGGACATCGCAGGCGAACCTTTCAACGTGGGTTCCCCCAAACAACTGGGCGAAATCCTCTTTGATCGCCTTCAGGTGCCGGGCGGCGAGAAAGGCAAAACCGGGGCCTATGCCACCGGTGCCGATATTCTTGAGGATATCACCACACTGGAAGACACCAACCCAAAGGCTGCCACCCTGGCCGCCCGCGTGCTCGACTGGCGTCAACTGTCCAAGCTGAAATCCACCTATACCGATGCGTTGCAGGACCATATCCACCCCGATACGGGCCGCGTGCACACCTCCTACTCCATCACCGGGGCCGTCACGGGCCGCCTCTCCTCCACCGACCCGAACCTGCAAAACATCCCCGTCCGCACGGAAGAGGGCCGCCGCATCCGCGAGGCCTTTGTCGCGCCAAAGGGCAAACTCCTCGTCTCGCTCGACTATTCCCAGATCGAATTGCGCATCCTCGCCCATATCGCCGACATCCGCGAGTTGCAGCAGGCCTTCCGCGACGGGCTGGATATCCACGCGCTGACCGCGTCGGAAATGTTCAACGTCCCGCTTGACCAGATGACGTCCGACATCCGCCGTCAGGCCAAGGCGATCAACTTCGGCGTCATCTACGGCATTTCCGGCTTTGGCCTCGCCCGCAACCTCCGCATCCCGCGCGCCGAAGCACAGGGTTTCATCGACCGCTATTTCCAGCGCTTCCCCGGCATCAAGGGCTATATGGACGCCACCATCAAAGAGGCGCAGGCGCGGGGCTTCGTCACCACCCTTTTCGGGCGCAAGATCCACACCCCCGAAATCAACGCCAAAGGCCCCACCGCAGGTTTCGCCAAACGCGCCGCCATCAACGCCCCGATCCAGGGCACCGCCGCCGATGTGATCCGCCGCGCCATGATCCGCATGCCGCAGGCCATCGCCGACCTGCCCGCCAAGATGCTGCTGCAAGTCCATGACGAACTGCTGTTCGAGGTGGACGAAGACGCCGCCCCCACCCTCGCCGCCCGCGCGAAAGAGGTGATGGAGGCTGCCGCCCACCCGGCCGTCCACTTCAAGGTCCCCCTGATCGTCGAGGCAGGCCAAGGCCAGACATGGGCGGCAGCGCATTGA
- a CDS encoding YdeI/OmpD-associated family protein, giving the protein MGGSALKQPTPLTFATQDEWNFWLSMRHDKATDVWLRIAKKATGAASIDWEQAVEEALVWGWVDAQKKPDGPFHMLHRFTPRRPGSPWSPKARATAEKLIAGGWMEEPGLAEVTRAQADGRWAAAYAAEKPADIPDDFLTALAAASEAAQTAFTALPAKARAALAFRLSTAKSPSVRARRITEFIAGLGGDEGFNP; this is encoded by the coding sequence ATGGGCGGCAGCGCATTGAAACAGCCCACCCCCCTCACCTTCGCCACGCAGGATGAATGGAACTTCTGGCTGTCGATGCGCCATGACAAGGCAACGGACGTCTGGCTCCGAATCGCGAAAAAGGCCACCGGGGCCGCCTCGATCGATTGGGAACAGGCGGTCGAAGAGGCGCTGGTCTGGGGCTGGGTCGACGCGCAGAAAAAACCCGATGGCCCCTTCCACATGCTCCACCGCTTCACCCCCCGCCGCCCCGGCAGCCCATGGTCACCCAAGGCCCGCGCCACGGCGGAAAAGCTGATCGCAGGTGGCTGGATGGAAGAACCGGGCCTGGCCGAGGTCACCCGCGCCCAGGCCGATGGCCGCTGGGCCGCGGCCTATGCGGCGGAAAAGCCCGCCGACATCCCCGATGATTTCCTCACGGCCCTCGCCGCCGCCTCCGAGGCCGCGCAAACGGCCTTCACCGCCCTGCCTGCCAAGGCCCGCGCTGCGCTGGCCTTCCGGCTTTCCACCGCAAAATCCCCCTCTGTCCGCGCCCGCCGCATCACCGAATTCATCGCGGGGCTTGGCGGCGACGAAGGCTTCAACCCATGA
- a CDS encoding MmcQ/YjbR family DNA-binding protein, producing the protein MITTWPELRAFALGLNLPEVTLATPWGHEALKAHGKLWCYWSPYEDAAVFKADREEREMLMQADPATFFLHPHYAPHNLVLVRAGRIDPDWARPRLIRHWREAAPKRWLKNWDATNPQP; encoded by the coding sequence ATGATCACCACCTGGCCCGAGTTGCGCGCCTTCGCGCTCGGGCTGAACCTGCCCGAAGTTACCCTTGCCACCCCTTGGGGGCATGAAGCGCTCAAGGCGCATGGCAAGCTCTGGTGTTACTGGTCCCCCTACGAAGACGCCGCCGTGTTCAAGGCCGACCGGGAGGAACGCGAAATGCTGATGCAGGCCGACCCCGCCACCTTCTTCCTGCACCCCCATTACGCCCCCCACAACCTCGTCCTCGTCCGCGCCGGGCGGATCGATCCCGACTGGGCCCGCCCCCGCCTGATCCGCCACTGGCGCGAAGCCGCCCCCAAACGCTGGCTCAAAAACTGGGACGCCACCAACCCACAACCCTGA
- a CDS encoding YdeI/OmpD-associated family protein gives MTAKDAPILTIRTRADLRTWLAANHATHGSVWLATYKKHHPDYLAYEPVVEELLCWGWIDSVTRTLDADLSMILISRRNPKSAWSAINKAHVLRARASGAMTAAGEALITTAQANGMWAFLDDVERLEVPPDLATALELSGTTVFWTALPRSIKRGTLEWLKTAKTLETREKRIADITGSAAQNLRPSPFRR, from the coding sequence ATGACGGCCAAAGACGCTCCGATCCTTACCATCCGCACCCGGGCCGACCTGCGAACATGGCTGGCCGCAAATCACGCCACCCACGGCTCGGTCTGGCTTGCCACATACAAGAAACACCACCCCGACTACCTCGCCTATGAACCGGTGGTGGAAGAACTCCTGTGTTGGGGCTGGATCGATTCTGTCACCCGCACGCTTGACGCCGACCTCTCCATGATCCTGATTTCACGACGAAATCCGAAATCCGCTTGGTCCGCCATCAACAAGGCTCATGTCCTCCGCGCCCGCGCCTCGGGCGCCATGACGGCGGCGGGCGAAGCCCTCATCACCACAGCACAAGCAAACGGCATGTGGGCCTTTCTTGACGATGTCGAACGGCTGGAGGTGCCGCCCGACCTCGCCACTGCGCTTGAACTGTCCGGCACCACAGTCTTCTGGACCGCCCTTCCCCGCAGCATAAAGCGTGGCACGCTGGAATGGCTGAAAACCGCCAAAACATTGGAAACGCGCGAAAAACGGATCGCAGACATCACCGGATCGGCCGCGCAGAATCTCAGGCCCAGCCCCTTCCGCCGCTAA
- a CDS encoding DUF1203 domain-containing protein, which produces MLRFVPIPTEIARAYQAGGADSYGLLPERQVSDGGGNPCRHCLRMIPKGAGLLVLAHRPFGALQPYAETGPIFLCADACAAGDGVEVPEILASPDYILRGYGADERIVYGTGGVVPTGRIAERAAELLADARVEFVHVRSARNNCFQLRVERVD; this is translated from the coding sequence ATGCTGCGATTTGTTCCGATACCGACCGAAATTGCCCGCGCCTATCAGGCGGGGGGTGCAGATTCCTATGGGCTTTTGCCCGAGCGGCAAGTGTCTGATGGGGGTGGGAACCCGTGCCGGCATTGCCTGCGGATGATCCCGAAAGGGGCGGGGCTGCTGGTGCTGGCGCATCGGCCCTTTGGCGCGCTGCAGCCCTATGCCGAGACGGGGCCGATCTTTCTGTGTGCCGATGCCTGCGCGGCGGGGGATGGGGTGGAGGTGCCGGAGATACTGGCGTCGCCGGATTACATCCTTCGCGGTTATGGGGCGGATGAGAGGATCGTCTATGGTACGGGCGGTGTTGTTCCGACCGGGCGTATTGCGGAACGGGCGGCGGAGCTGCTGGCGGATGCGCGGGTGGAATTCGTGCATGTCCGATCGGCGCGGAACAATTGCTTTCAGCTGCGGGTGGAGCGCGTGGATTAG
- a CDS encoding HIT domain-containing protein has protein sequence MAHTYDATNIFARILRGEIPNKTLIETEHTLAFHDINPQAPHHVLVIPKGPYVTFDHFCADASDAEIVDFHRTAASVCAMLGVSLGDGGTGYRGITNAGGDGGQEVPHYHLHIVGGAPLGRMLTRP, from the coding sequence ATGGCCCATACCTATGACGCGACCAATATCTTTGCCCGGATCCTGCGCGGCGAGATTCCGAACAAGACGCTGATCGAGACTGAGCACACGCTGGCCTTTCACGACATCAACCCGCAGGCGCCGCATCATGTGCTGGTGATCCCGAAGGGGCCCTATGTGACCTTTGATCATTTCTGTGCGGATGCCAGCGATGCCGAGATCGTGGATTTTCACCGCACGGCGGCCAGTGTCTGCGCCATGCTGGGGGTAAGCCTTGGCGATGGCGGTACGGGGTATCGCGGCATCACCAATGCGGGCGGGGATGGCGGGCAGGAAGTGCCGCATTACCACCTGCATATCGTGGGCGGCGCGCCGCTGGGGCGAATGCTGACGCGCCCCTGA
- a CDS encoding DUF5928 domain-containing protein, translating to MAKIAYILLCHKDPDGIIAQAQRLTAAGDFVAIHFDARAPREAFDKIRAALAANDAVTFARKRIKCGWGAWSLVEATLLAVRAAVDAFPRATHFYMLSGDCMPIKSAEFAHAFLDRDEVDYIESFDFFTSDWIKTGIKEERLIYRHWFNERTHKKLFYGSMQVQQKLGLARQVPADIQMQIGSQWWCLRRRTVEWVLDFCDQRRDVMRFFRTTWIPDETFFQTLVRHLVPEAEIRTRTLTFLMFTDYGMPLTFYNDHYDLLVSQDYLFARKISPDADDLKERLGKLYAAKGVQFTISNEGRSLFRFLTGRGRVGRRFAPRFWERESSLGRERTLMMVTCKKWHVAKRLVERVRDVTNLPAMDYLFNEGSTPLPDLGGIQTTLEKRTRHRRALVRMLFDYWQSDRLLFCIDPANVDLMQDFYNDKAQVRLLEIECDFTDDYLVGHARRVGLAGDKTPKETIDRLLPTIRYDVKFESDRLRDANFAGFHRIRQSASVDENTLPLAEFLDIPVEKAREIAATGHLFVD from the coding sequence ATGGCCAAAATCGCCTACATTCTTTTGTGCCACAAGGATCCCGATGGCATCATCGCGCAGGCGCAGCGTCTGACGGCGGCTGGGGATTTCGTCGCCATACATTTCGACGCGCGCGCGCCGCGCGAGGCGTTCGACAAGATCCGCGCGGCGCTGGCGGCCAATGACGCGGTGACCTTTGCCCGCAAGCGCATCAAATGCGGCTGGGGCGCGTGGAGCCTGGTGGAGGCGACGCTGCTGGCGGTGCGGGCGGCGGTGGATGCCTTTCCGCGGGCCACGCATTTCTACATGCTGTCGGGGGATTGCATGCCGATCAAATCGGCAGAATTCGCCCATGCTTTCCTTGACCGGGACGAGGTCGATTACATCGAAAGCTTTGATTTCTTTACCTCGGACTGGATCAAGACCGGGATCAAGGAAGAGCGGCTGATCTATCGGCACTGGTTCAATGAACGCACGCATAAGAAGCTGTTCTACGGGTCGATGCAGGTGCAGCAGAAGCTGGGTCTGGCGCGGCAGGTGCCGGCGGATATCCAGATGCAGATTGGCAGCCAGTGGTGGTGTCTGCGGCGGCGCACTGTGGAGTGGGTGCTGGATTTCTGCGATCAGCGGCGCGATGTGATGCGGTTCTTCCGCACGACGTGGATTCCGGACGAGACGTTCTTTCAGACGCTGGTGCGCCATCTGGTGCCCGAGGCCGAGATCCGCACGCGGACGCTGACCTTTCTGATGTTCACCGATTACGGGATGCCGCTGACATTCTACAACGACCATTATGATTTGCTGGTCAGTCAGGATTACCTGTTCGCGCGCAAGATTTCGCCCGACGCCGATGATCTGAAGGAGCGGTTGGGCAAGCTTTATGCCGCCAAGGGCGTGCAGTTCACCATATCGAACGAAGGGCGCAGCCTGTTCCGGTTCCTGACCGGGCGGGGGCGGGTGGGCCGCCGCTTTGCGCCGCGTTTCTGGGAGCGGGAATCGTCGCTGGGGCGGGAACGCACGCTGATGATGGTGACCTGCAAGAAATGGCACGTCGCCAAGCGGTTGGTAGAGCGGGTACGCGATGTGACCAACCTGCCCGCGATGGATTACCTGTTCAATGAAGGATCCACCCCGCTGCCTGATCTGGGCGGCATCCAGACGACGCTGGAAAAGCGGACGCGGCATCGGCGCGCGCTGGTCCGGATGCTGTTTGATTACTGGCAATCGGACCGGCTTTTGTTCTGCATCGATCCGGCCAATGTGGACCTGATGCAGGATTTCTATAACGACAAGGCGCAGGTGCGGCTGTTGGAAATCGAATGCGATTTCACGGATGATTATCTGGTGGGCCATGCGCGGCGGGTGGGTCTGGCGGGGGACAAGACGCCCAAGGAAACCATTGACCGGCTGCTGCCCACGATCCGCTATGACGTGAAGTTTGAAAGCGACCGGCTGCGGGACGCCAACTTTGCCGGGTTCCATCGCATCCGGCAAAGTGCGAGCGTGGATGAAAACACCCTGCCCTTGGCAGAGTTCCTTGATATTCCTGTCGAAAAGGCGCGTGAGATCGCGGCGACAGGGCATCTTTTCGTGGATTGA
- a CDS encoding sulfotransferase family protein has translation MGFPGTWMTESESVVYRVVPKCACSSIGQIMFYSDHGRFFDGDIHDSTTGLHKWAQEDSQRLIEANVKGHKSFAFTCVRNPYTRILSSFFDKICGIQRNGKRYRGNLVPLLVQKYGVEVGGDDGKQEFDQIASFRRFLLFARDTIRFKKPMEPDIHWSAMSGHISTFIVNGGRYDHIFFTEKFDEGMQVVLDSIKTKHKINLKKIPRFNESEGHGPKRLHPVEAYFDDLSHHLMWEIYKRDFQLFKYDFDDPSNKMPKGQVDLDEVHAKLGD, from the coding sequence ATGGGTTTTCCCGGCACCTGGATGACCGAAAGCGAAAGCGTCGTGTACCGCGTGGTGCCGAAATGCGCCTGTTCGTCCATCGGTCAGATCATGTTCTATTCCGATCACGGCCGCTTCTTCGATGGCGACATCCATGACAGCACCACAGGCCTGCACAAATGGGCGCAAGAAGACAGCCAGCGCCTGATCGAGGCCAATGTAAAGGGCCACAAATCCTTTGCCTTCACCTGCGTGCGCAACCCCTATACCCGCATCCTGTCGTCGTTCTTCGACAAGATCTGTGGCATCCAGCGCAACGGAAAACGCTATCGCGGCAACCTCGTGCCTTTGCTTGTGCAGAAATACGGGGTCGAGGTCGGCGGGGATGACGGCAAGCAGGAATTCGACCAGATCGCCAGCTTCCGCCGCTTTCTGCTCTTCGCCCGCGACACCATCCGCTTCAAGAAACCGATGGAGCCGGACATCCACTGGTCTGCCATGTCAGGCCATATCTCGACCTTCATCGTGAATGGCGGGCGCTATGACCACATCTTCTTCACCGAGAAATTCGATGAAGGCATGCAGGTCGTGCTCGACAGCATCAAGACCAAGCACAAGATCAACCTCAAGAAGATCCCCCGGTTCAACGAAAGCGAAGGCCACGGCCCCAAACGCCTTCACCCGGTCGAGGCCTATTTCGACGACCTGTCGCATCACCTGATGTGGGAAATCTACAAGCGCGATTTCCAACTGTTCAAATACGATTTCGACGATCCGTCGAACAAGATGCCCAAGGGCCAGGTCGATCTGGACGAGGTTCACGCCAAGCTGGGCGACTGA
- a CDS encoding adenosine kinase produces MKTYDVVGIGNAIVDVFNQADDSFIEMMGIEKGIMQLVERERGELLYAAMKERVQAPGGSVANTIAGLGNLGLRTAFIGRVHDDALGQFYAQSMTDGGTAFPNPPVAGGELPTSRSMIFVSPDGERSMNTYLGISSELGPEDVSDDVAGAATLLFLEGYLYDKPKGKQAFERAAKLCQNAGGLAGIALSDPFCVDRHRDDFRRLVKELDYVIGNEHEWASLYQTDLSAALEQAAADAGVVVCTRSGDEVILVRGDETVTVPVRRVVPVDATGAGDQFAAGFLFGLATDQPLAVSGRMGCVAAAEVISHFGARPETDLKALFRAEGLI; encoded by the coding sequence ATGAAGACCTATGATGTCGTGGGCATCGGCAATGCCATCGTCGATGTGTTCAACCAGGCGGATGACAGCTTCATCGAGATGATGGGCATCGAAAAGGGCATCATGCAGCTGGTGGAACGCGAGCGGGGCGAGCTGCTCTATGCCGCGATGAAAGAGCGGGTGCAGGCACCCGGCGGGTCGGTTGCCAATACCATTGCGGGGCTGGGCAATCTGGGCCTGCGGACGGCCTTTATCGGGCGTGTGCATGATGATGCACTGGGGCAGTTCTATGCGCAGAGCATGACCGATGGCGGGACGGCCTTTCCCAATCCGCCGGTCGCGGGGGGTGAATTGCCGACCTCGCGGTCGATGATCTTTGTCTCGCCGGATGGGGAGCGGTCGATGAATACCTATCTGGGGATTTCGTCGGAGCTTGGGCCGGAGGACGTGTCGGATGATGTGGCGGGGGCGGCGACGCTGCTGTTCCTTGAGGGCTATCTGTACGACAAGCCCAAGGGAAAGCAGGCCTTTGAACGCGCGGCGAAGCTGTGCCAGAACGCGGGCGGGTTGGCCGGGATCGCCTTGTCGGACCCGTTCTGCGTGGACCGCCACCGCGATGATTTCCGGCGTCTGGTGAAGGAACTGGACTACGTCATCGGCAACGAACATGAGTGGGCGTCGCTCTATCAGACCGACCTGTCGGCGGCGCTGGAACAGGCGGCGGCGGATGCGGGGGTGGTGGTCTGCACCCGGTCTGGGGATGAGGTCATTCTGGTGCGCGGGGATGAGACGGTGACAGTGCCCGTCCGCCGCGTGGTGCCGGTGGATGCGACGGGTGCCGGCGACCAGTTCGCGGCGGGGTTCCTTTTCGGTCTGGCGACGGATCAACCGCTTGCGGTGAGCGGACGGATGGGCTGCGTGGCGGCGGCAGAGGTCATCAGCCATTTCGGCGCGCGGCCCGAGACGGACCTGAAGGCGCTGTTCCGCGCGGAAGGCCTGATCTAG
- the nth gene encoding endonuclease III gives MAKQLPYAAMKEIFTRFHALDAAPEGELEHVNAFTLLVAVALSAQATDVGVNKATRGLFAVADSPEKMLALGEDGLIGYIKTIGLFRNKAKNVIKLSRILIEEYGGEVPSSRAALQSLPGVGRKTANVVLNMWFKQPAQAVDTHIFRLGNRSGIAPGKDETAVERAIEDHVPAEFQLHAHHWMILHGRYICVARKPKCGICPIRDLCMYEEKTE, from the coding sequence ATGGCCAAGCAGCTTCCCTATGCCGCGATGAAGGAAATCTTCACCCGCTTTCACGCGCTGGATGCAGCGCCGGAAGGCGAGTTGGAGCATGTGAATGCCTTTACCCTGCTGGTGGCGGTGGCGCTGTCGGCGCAGGCCACCGATGTGGGCGTGAACAAGGCGACACGCGGGCTGTTTGCCGTGGCCGACAGTCCGGAAAAGATGCTGGCTTTGGGCGAAGACGGGCTGATCGGTTACATCAAGACCATCGGCCTGTTCCGCAACAAGGCGAAGAACGTCATCAAGCTGAGCCGCATCCTGATCGAGGAATATGGCGGCGAGGTGCCATCCTCGCGCGCGGCGTTGCAATCGCTGCCAGGTGTGGGACGCAAGACGGCGAATGTGGTGCTGAACATGTGGTTCAAGCAACCGGCGCAGGCGGTGGACACGCATATCTTTCGCCTTGGCAACCGCAGCGGCATAGCGCCCGGCAAGGATGAAACCGCGGTCGAGCGGGCCATCGAGGACCATGTCCCGGCCGAGTTTCAGCTGCACGCCCATCACTGGATGATCCTGCATGGCCGCTATATCTGCGTGGCGCGCAAACCCAAATGCGGCATCTGCCCGATCCGCGATCTTTGTATGTATGAGGAAAAGACCGAATGA
- a CDS encoding bifunctional helix-turn-helix domain-containing protein/methylated-DNA--[protein]-cysteine S-methyltransferase encodes MPDLTDHQSPSYHYAVIARALQVIDAAGPSLTLDDLAAQMDMSPAHFQRVFSQWVGISPKRYQQYLALGHARQMLAERFTVLDTALSTGLSGTGRLHDLFLRWEAMSPGEFARGGEGLTIREGWFDTPFGPAIVMGTDKGICGMGFATDMGAEAAVEDLRRRWPKATYITDPETLSPWVHSAFGIADQTEIPIHLIGAPFQIKVWEALLSVPTGHVTTYSQLAGAVGHPKAVRAVGTAVGRNPISFLIPCHRALRKSGELGGYHWGLPVKRAILAWESARTGM; translated from the coding sequence ATGCCCGATCTTACCGACCATCAATCCCCCAGCTATCATTACGCCGTCATCGCCCGCGCGCTGCAGGTGATCGACGCGGCCGGTCCATCCCTGACGCTCGACGATCTCGCCGCGCAGATGGACATGTCGCCCGCCCATTTCCAGCGCGTCTTTTCTCAATGGGTCGGCATCTCGCCCAAGCGGTATCAGCAGTATCTGGCGCTCGGCCATGCCCGGCAGATGCTGGCTGAACGGTTCACCGTGCTGGATACGGCGCTGTCCACCGGCCTGTCCGGCACAGGCCGCCTGCATGACCTGTTCCTGCGCTGGGAGGCGATGAGCCCCGGCGAATTCGCGCGGGGTGGTGAGGGGCTGACAATCCGCGAAGGCTGGTTCGACACCCCCTTCGGCCCTGCCATCGTCATGGGCACCGACAAGGGGATCTGCGGCATGGGCTTTGCCACCGACATGGGGGCCGAGGCCGCCGTCGAAGACCTGCGTCGCCGCTGGCCCAAGGCCACCTACATCACTGATCCTGAAACGCTGTCCCCTTGGGTCCACTCCGCCTTCGGCATAGCCGACCAGACTGAAATTCCCATCCACCTCATCGGCGCGCCGTTCCAGATCAAGGTCTGGGAGGCGTTGCTGTCCGTTCCCACAGGCCATGTCACCACCTATTCGCAACTGGCAGGCGCTGTGGGCCACCCAAAGGCCGTGCGCGCCGTGGGCACCGCCGTGGGGCGCAACCCGATCAGTTTCCTCATCCCCTGCCACCGCGCTCTGCGCAAATCGGGCGAACTTGGCGGCTATCACTGGGGCCTGCCCGTCAAGCGCGCGATCCTCGCCTGGGAATCTGCCCGCACCGGAATGTGA